A genomic segment from Neodiprion lecontei isolate iyNeoLeco1 chromosome 1, iyNeoLeco1.1, whole genome shotgun sequence encodes:
- the LOC107227651 gene encoding protein Lilipod, with amino-acid sequence MEDDADLREQLFHNTVRENIIFLLLFLLLYISSYALIARFRRKDREDYIVVDEDEATVYRISLWLCTAALAVSVGATLLLPVSIASNEVLILYPNSYYVKWLNSSLIQGLWNHVFLFSNLSLFVFLPFAYLFTESEGFVGHRKGVMARVYETVTVLCLLGALVLGMTYILSALIDHHKSSLHTLLNLWSYYLPFLYSCVSFVGVVMLLLCTPVGFVQLFGVVGSFLVKPQFLKNLDEEFFAYKLEEDCIKRRLQHATATGKSYVSPMPMSPATCGNIVEDEEELPSANPGLMCLKNGALQRGLTQRLEYIQQRRKLLDEQRRTWWVRRTLLYPLAMLALLVLSTTTALLAVQNTIELLIGIKALPLSTRQFTLGISSLSKLGPIGATVEVAVILYLAATSAIGLYSLPGVRRVRPHFHTTPLTHIIANCALLLVLSSALPLLSRILGMTNFDLLGDFGRIEWLGNFKLVLFYNLIFTIATFACLATKFTATVRKEIYARLRSSLMGIFKRDGRKGVLSMFSNKED; translated from the exons ATATTTCTACTGCTCTTTCTGTTGCTGTACATTTCGAGCTACGCACTGATAGCAAGATTCAGAAGGAAAGATAGAGAGGATTATATTGTAGTGGACGAAGATGAGGCGACGGTTTACAGAATTAGTCTGTGGCTCTGTACCGCTGCACTTGCAGTTTCGGTTGGAGCGACGCTACTATTACCGGTCTCCATTGCTAGCAACGAAGTTCTCATACTTTACCCCAACAGTTACTACGTCAAGTGGCTCAACAGCTCCTTGATACAAG GACTTTGGAACCATGTGTTTCTGTTTTCAAACTTATCCTTGTTCGTCTTCTTACCGTTCGCCTACCTCTTTACAGAATCTGAGGGATTCGTTGGTCATAGAAAG GGTGTTATGGCTAGGGTTTATGAAACAGTGACTGTATTGTGCCTACTTGGAGCCCTAGTTCTTGGAATGACTTACATCTTGTCCGCTCTCATCGATCACCACAAGTCAAGTCTTCACACATTGCTCA atttatGGAGTTATTACTTGCCGTTTTTATACTCCTGCGTGTCTTTTGTCGGAGTCGTTATGCTATTAC TGTGCACTCCGGTAGGATTTGTCCAATTGTTTGGAGTTGTTGGCTCGTTCCTTGTTAAACCTCAATTCCTAAAGAATTtggatgaagaattttttgccTACAAATTAGAAGAAGATTGTATTAAAAGAAG ACTGCAACATGCTACAGCGACGGGTAAATCTTACGTATCACCAATGCCCATGTCTCCGGCAACGTGCGGAAACATTGtggaagacgaagaagaattACCGAGTGCAAATCCTGGTCTAATGTGTCTTAAAAATGGAGCGTTACAACGCGGTTTAACTCAAAGACTAGAGTATATTCAACAGAGAAGAAAGCTGCTGGACGAACAGAGGCGTACTTGGTGGGTGCGCAGAACTTTGTTGTATCCTTTAGCCATGCTTGCCTTGTTGGTACTTTCGACAACGACGGCTCTTCTTGCCGTGCAAAATACCATCGAGTTACTTATCGGCATTAAGGCCTTGCCTCTGAGCACAAGA CAATTTACATTAGGCATCAGCTCTCTGTCTAAATTGGGGCCGATTGGCGCGACAGTTGAAGTTGCGGTGATTCTATACTTGGCTGCGACAAGCGCTATAGGTCTTTATTCCCTACCCGGAGTTCGCAGAGTTCGACCCCACTTTCATACCACTCCTTTGACACACATCATTGCGAATTGCGCACTGTTGCTTGTACTCAGCTCTGCCCTTCCGCTATTGTCGAGAATACTAG GAATGACAAACTTCGATTTACTCGGAGACTTTGGGCGGATCGAGTGGCTTGGCAATTTCAAATTGGTCTTATTCTACAACTTGATATTTACGATTGCCACGTTTGCCTGCCTTGCTACTAAATTCACTGCTACTGTACGAAAGGAAATATATGCAAG ATTACGGAGCAGTCTGATGGGAATATTCAAACGCGATGGAAGAAAAGGAGTTTTGAGCATGTTTTCTAATAAGGAGGACTAG